One Bacteroidia bacterium DNA segment encodes these proteins:
- a CDS encoding sulfite exporter TauE/SafE family protein, translating into MEFLQNLIDNTNIPILSAFLLGIMTAISPCPLATNITAIGFISKDIENKKRIFFNGIWYTLGRAFSYTTIGLILYFGASTFKVAKLFQSNGEKFLGPLLIIVGILMFDFIKIKFPGFSKLSEKIENNNKNNWWSAFLLGVVFALAFCPYSGVLYFGMLIPMTVSSVSGLYLPFVFAIATGLPVIIVAYLLAFSISSIGSFYSKVKTFEKWFRRVVAIIFILVGLYYIYIFYFKI; encoded by the coding sequence ATGGAATTTTTACAGAATTTAATTGACAATACTAATATTCCTATTCTATCTGCTTTCCTTCTTGGGATAATGACAGCTATTAGTCCTTGTCCGCTTGCTACTAACATTACTGCAATTGGTTTTATAAGTAAAGACATTGAAAATAAAAAAAGAATTTTCTTTAATGGAATATGGTACACTTTAGGAAGGGCTTTTAGTTACACAACTATAGGTTTAATTCTATATTTTGGTGCAAGTACTTTTAAAGTTGCAAAACTATTCCAATCAAACGGAGAAAAATTTCTTGGCCCATTACTTATTATTGTTGGAATATTGATGTTTGATTTTATAAAAATTAAATTCCCCGGGTTTAGTAAGCTTTCGGAGAAAATCGAAAATAATAATAAAAATAATTGGTGGTCGGCATTTTTATTGGGAGTTGTGTTTGCTTTAGCTTTCTGTCCATATAGTGGTGTTTTATATTTTGGAATGTTAATTCCAATGACAGTTTCAAGCGTATCAGGATTATATTTACCTTTTGTTTTTGCAATTGCAACAGGATTGCCTGTAATAATTGTTGCCTATCTTTTGGCATTTAGTATCTCAAGTATTGGTAGCTTTTACAGTAAAGTCAAAACATTTGAAAAATGGTTCCGCAGAGTAGTAGCTATTATATTTATTCTCGTAGGATTATATTATATCTACATTTTCTATTTTAAAATTTAG
- a CDS encoding thioredoxin family protein — MEIKVLGTGCANCKTLEKTVINTLAEMNINATVVKEEDIQKIMSYGIMKTPGLVINGKVVVSGRVPNSKELKEIIEKSI; from the coding sequence ATGGAAATAAAAGTTTTAGGCACAGGTTGTGCTAATTGTAAAACCTTAGAAAAAACAGTTATTAACACTTTAGCCGAAATGAATATAAATGCTACTGTTGTTAAAGAAGAAGACATTCAGAAAATAATGTCATACGGAATAATGAAAACCCCTGGCCTAGTTATTAACGGAAAAGTTGTAGTTAGCGGACGGGTACCAAATTCAAAGGAATTAAAAGAAATTATTGAAAAAAGTATTTAA
- a CDS encoding helix-turn-helix transcriptional regulator, whose amino-acid sequence MATKPKFTAQQEQIARIAKALSHPARVYIMEKLIGLNACCTSGEMIGDIPIARSTLSQHLKELKYAGLIQGNIEPPQIKYCVNKANWEIAKILLKNFMK is encoded by the coding sequence ATGGCAACTAAACCAAAATTTACAGCACAGCAAGAACAAATAGCGCGTATTGCAAAAGCACTGAGTCACCCAGCCAGAGTATACATTATGGAAAAGCTTATTGGCTTAAATGCATGCTGTACAAGCGGAGAAATGATAGGCGATATTCCAATTGCCAGATCAACACTTTCTCAACATTTAAAAGAGTTAAAATACGCAGGATTGATACAAGGGAATATTGAACCACCTCAAATTAAATACTGTGTAAATAAAGCTAATTGGGAAATTGCCAAAATTCTTTTAAAGAATTTTATGAAATAA
- a CDS encoding NYN domain-containing protein: protein MENTITRIAILVDGDNAQAKLLKPILEEVSKYGKVTIRRIYGDWTKPQMGSWKESLNDLSFTPIQKFSYTTGKNSTDSSLIIDAMDILHDNIVDGFCIVSSDSDYTGLAKRIREEGIFVMGIGEKKTPNAFVQSCEIFTYSENIVPTVTEIILKTSSHSKTKKPQNPKVDIKLVNKAYDMSVSEGSETHISQVGLNIRKINPSFDPRAYGFKTLTQLFESLAEYEVIRNKVGSLNHPMVKRK, encoded by the coding sequence ATGGAAAACACTATTACAAGAATTGCAATATTAGTCGATGGAGATAATGCTCAAGCTAAATTATTAAAACCAATTTTAGAAGAAGTTTCAAAATATGGAAAAGTAACAATTCGCAGAATATATGGCGATTGGACGAAACCACAAATGGGTAGCTGGAAAGAATCATTGAATGATTTATCATTTACTCCGATACAGAAATTCTCATATACTACAGGAAAAAACTCAACAGACAGCTCGCTTATTATAGATGCTATGGATATTTTACACGACAACATAGTTGATGGTTTTTGCATTGTCTCAAGCGATAGTGACTATACCGGATTAGCAAAAAGAATAAGAGAAGAAGGCATTTTTGTTATGGGTATTGGAGAAAAGAAAACTCCTAATGCATTTGTTCAATCATGCGAAATATTTACATATAGTGAAAATATTGTACCAACTGTTACAGAAATTATTCTTAAAACCTCAAGTCATTCTAAAACCAAAAAGCCTCAAAATCCTAAAGTAGATATTAAACTTGTTAATAAAGCATACGACATGTCGGTTAGCGAAGGCTCCGAAACACATATCTCACAAGTAGGATTAAATATCAGAAAAATAAATCCAAGTTTTGATCCACGTGCTTATGGGTTTAAAACCCTAACCCAGCTTTTTGAAAGTTTAGCAGAATATGAAGTAATAAGAAATAAGGTTGGAAGTTTAAATCACCCAATGGTTAAGAGAAAATAA
- a CDS encoding DJ-1/PfpI family protein has product MLNVAILIYDGVYVLDFTGPLEVFYDSYSQDGKHLFNVYTVSAKEELKAHSGLKITPDYSINNCPKPDIFIVPGGDLGLLKDQPKLKDWLVNTAKESKTLISVCTGAFILADAGLLDNLNITTWHGALENLKKLVPTANVMKGVRYTDNGKVVTTAGVSAGIDGSLFVVSKYFGKEVADETAKYMDYEYWK; this is encoded by the coding sequence ATCCTTAATGTTGCAATTCTTATTTATGATGGGGTATATGTATTAGATTTTACAGGGCCATTAGAAGTATTTTACGATTCATATTCACAAGATGGTAAACATTTGTTTAATGTGTATACGGTTTCTGCAAAGGAAGAATTAAAAGCACATAGCGGATTAAAAATTACTCCAGATTATAGTATTAATAATTGTCCTAAACCAGATATTTTTATTGTTCCAGGAGGTGATTTGGGATTGTTAAAAGATCAGCCAAAACTTAAAGATTGGCTTGTTAATACAGCTAAAGAATCAAAAACATTAATTTCTGTTTGCACAGGTGCATTTATTTTAGCTGATGCTGGTTTGCTTGATAATCTTAATATAACAACGTGGCATGGAGCATTAGAGAATTTAAAGAAACTAGTTCCAACTGCGAATGTTATGAAAGGTGTTCGTTATACTGATAACGGTAAAGTGGTTACTACTGCTGGTGTTTCGGCAGGTATTGATGGTTCGCTGTTTGTAGTTTCAAAATACTTTGGCAAAGAGGTAGCTGATGAAACAGCAAAGTATATGGATTATGAATATTGGAAATAA
- a CDS encoding permease: protein MKTSFINSSKGKIILPLLLIPIWYTIYHYLQPFTDWLVFSVFGMTKGDHLAETIWFFIFEFPKVLLLLTLIIFFVGIIRTFFTPERTRKALEGKKTFTGNVMASLLGIVTPFCSCSAIPLFLGFVETGVPLGVTFSFLIAAPMINEVAVVLLYGMFGWKVALIYIGTGLFIAIFAGWVIGKLKLEKWIEPWVFETKIGQNNLEEKLNFSDRIKFGYDAVKEIVGKVWLYVALGIVVGAGAHGYVPAEFMASLMGKDVWYAVPLSVLIGIPLYSNAAGIIPIVSVLIEKGASLGTALAFMMSVIALSLPEMIILKKVLKLPLIFTFIGIVGVGIMIVGYLFNYIF, encoded by the coding sequence ATGAAAACGAGTTTTATTAATAGTTCAAAGGGTAAAATTATTTTGCCTTTATTACTTATTCCTATTTGGTACACTATCTACCACTATTTACAACCTTTTACAGATTGGTTGGTTTTTTCAGTTTTTGGAATGACTAAGGGAGACCATTTAGCAGAAACTATTTGGTTTTTTATTTTCGAATTCCCAAAAGTATTGTTATTACTAACTTTAATAATATTTTTTGTAGGAATAATCAGGACTTTTTTCACTCCCGAGCGTACACGAAAAGCTCTCGAAGGAAAAAAAACATTTACAGGAAATGTAATGGCTTCTTTATTGGGCATTGTTACACCATTCTGTTCCTGTTCTGCAATCCCTTTATTTCTTGGTTTTGTTGAAACCGGTGTTCCATTGGGAGTAACTTTTTCATTTCTTATAGCTGCTCCAATGATTAACGAAGTTGCAGTTGTTCTTTTGTATGGTATGTTTGGGTGGAAAGTAGCTTTAATTTATATCGGAACAGGCTTATTTATTGCAATTTTTGCTGGATGGGTAATAGGTAAACTTAAACTCGAAAAATGGATTGAACCCTGGGTTTTTGAAACAAAAATAGGACAAAACAATCTTGAAGAAAAACTAAATTTTAGTGATAGAATTAAATTCGGATACGATGCAGTAAAAGAAATTGTTGGAAAAGTCTGGTTATATGTTGCTCTTGGAATTGTTGTTGGTGCTGGTGCCCATGGTTATGTTCCAGCAGAATTCATGGCTTCACTTATGGGTAAAGACGTGTGGTATGCTGTTCCTCTTTCTGTTTTAATTGGAATTCCATTGTATTCAAACGCTGCTGGAATAATTCCTATTGTATCTGTACTTATAGAAAAGGGCGCTTCATTAGGAACTGCACTTGCATTTATGATGTCAGTAATTGCTTTATCTTTGCCCGAAATGATTATACTTAAAAAAGTTCTTAAACTCCCATTAATATTTACTTTTATAGGTATCGTAGGAGTTGGAATAATGATAGTAGGTTATTTATTTAATTATATTTTCTAA